Proteins encoded by one window of Ostrinia nubilalis chromosome 23, ilOstNubi1.1, whole genome shotgun sequence:
- the LOC135083195 gene encoding cell adhesion molecule DSCAM-like, producing the protein MVKKKQIKIQVHCASPIPPTSNEWLWSNSSHIQVQLAGWDDGGCELTSWEAEYRPLGTRGWIRAHNTLAYTNLPSWGLPSLYQSKSPSYRTGSFAIGDLASGTWYQVRITAVNEAGSVTTTYSYATKNEDGSEIGPPSDLFDLNMLVIICSSILLTICLLSCIYILVKRQRSGNLTEYRDSITVDNKSESGNLTANTSHTNLANAKETALNAQNRIYSAPLHLRNNSKHELYEISPYAQFAVGFRTFGHVENQDMPSRHNKHARYDTETSFQVCSESEDSDSISKSTLKSVPRKVCRTPHHR; encoded by the exons ATGGTGAAAAAAAAACAGATCAAGATTCAAGTGCACTGTGCAA GTCCAATACCTCCTACCAGCAACGAGTGGCTGTGGAGCAACAGCAGTCATATCCAAGTACAGCTGGCCGGCTGGGACGACGGCGGCTGCGAGCTCACCTCCTGGGAGGCCGAGTACCGCCCCCTTGGGACCAGGGGGTGGATACGGGCACATAATACACTG GCTTACACCAACCTGCCTTCGTGGGGTCTTCCAAGCCTCTACCAGTCCAAGAGCCCGTCATACAGGACCGGGTCCTTCGCCATCGGAGACCTGGCATCTGGAACCTGGTACCAGGTCCGGATCACCGCTGTGAACGAGGCTGGAAGTGTTACCACTACGTATAGTTACGCCACGAAGAATGAGGATGGGA gtgAGATCGGGCCTCCGTCTGACCTGTTCGACCTGAATATGCTAGTCATCATCTGCAGCTCCATCCTGCTCACGATATGCCTGCTGAGCTGTATCTACATCCTCGTCAAAAGACAaag AAGCGGCAACCTCACCGAGTACCGCGACTCCATAACGGTGGACAACAAGTCTGAGAGCGGCAACTTAACAGCCAACACGTCGCACACCAACCTGGCCAACGCCAAGGAGACGGCTCTCAACGCACAGAACAGGATATACAGCGCGCCGCTGCATTTGAGGAACAATAGCAAGCATG AACTGTACGAAATAAGTCCATACGCTCAATTCGCGGTTGGTTTCCGCACCTTTGGGCATGTGGAAAACCAGGACATGCCCAGTCGACACAACAAACACGCGAGATATGATacag AGACCAGTTTTCAAGTGTGTTCTGAGTCAGAGGACAGTGATAGTATCTCTAAGTCTACGTTGAAGAGTGTTCCAAGAA AAGTCTGCAGAACCCCCCACCATAGATAA